GGATAGCCATCCCGAGGTCCACGTCCGGGAGTCCGCGGGCCGGACCCGTGATCAGGAGCTGCCGGCGTGGTGCCAGCACCAGTGGGTCCGCCGTACCGCGGAACAGGGTCAGCGCTGCGATGACGACGTCCGTGCCCGCCCGCCCATCGCCGAGTGGGACGAGGCGCAGTCTCACGGGCTCCGCATTAGCGCCCAGCGGTATCGCGTGGAGCCAGTAGGTAGCGTCATCACGGGCGGTCGGGACGAAGTCGGCGACCCCAGTCTGGGCCGCTCCCCACGAACCGGGAAGCATCGTTAGTGCCCCTGCGTGGCCGGCCGGGGCGTAGCGGCCGGGCGACTGGCGTGGGTGCGGCCCTCGCCAGTTGATCGTCTCGTCGGAGCGATGGCCGATAGCGGCGAAGGGCAGGAAACCCCACCCGATGATCCCGTCGGCGATCTCGAATCGCCGACGCACGTCCACCACCCGGGTGTCACCGTCGGCGAAGGTGATCTCGTATCGGGCGAGTGGCTGGCCGGTCGGCAGGACCCATCCCACCGGTGTCCCGGGGGACCGCTCGCCCCGGGCATCGCGCCAGCTGTCGGCGAAGTGGGCGACCACCAGGTGGCTGGCGAGGCCATGACCTCGCAGATCGATCGTCAGCTCGTCGCGGACCAGGACCCAGCGGCGCCCGGCCGCCCTCGTCCCCAGGTCGAAGGGCAGGCCCCGGAACACGGACGCCCCGTCCGGAAGCCGCTTGAGGGCCCGTCCGTAGAGCGGGTGGAAGCGGGCGCCAACCTCACGGTCCGAGGCGTTCCATTCCGACGACAGGTCGACCGGATGCGCCAGTCGCGTCGCGGACCCGCGGCGCCCGGTGGTCATGACTCCGACCCTCCCCGACCGATATTGACGTGGGGTGAGCCGCGATGATACCTTCTCTGCAATCGGTTGCGCAAGGAGAAACGGATGGGCGTTGTCCGACTCACCGTGGGTCAGGCCATCGTTCGCTACATGGCCCTCCAGTACGTGGAGCGGGACGGCCACCAGCAGCGCTTCATCGCGGGTGTCTGGGGCATCTTCGGACATGGCAACGTGGCCGGCCTCGGGCAGGCCCTCGAGGAGCTCGGGGATGCCGAGGAGATGCCGTATCTCCGGCCGCAGAACGAGCAGGCGCAGGTACACATGGCTGCCGCGTTCGCCCGCCACCGCAACCGCCTGCAGACGTACGCCTGCATCTCGTCGGTCGGGCCTGGTGCGCTGAACATGGTCACCGGCGCCGCCGGGGCGACCGTCAACCGGATCCCGGTCCTCCTGTTGCCGAGCGACTACTTCGCGAATCGGATCCCCGATCCCGTGCTCCAGCAGGTCGAGCATCCGATCGAGCGTGACTCCAGCGCCAACGATGCCTTCCGCCCGGTCTCGCGGTTCTTCGATCGCATCTCGCGTCCGGAGCAGCTCATCGCCTCCCTGCCCGAAGCCTTCCGGGTGCTGACGGATCCGGCGGAGACCGGGGCGGTCACCATCTCCCTGCCCGAGGACGTCCAGTCGGAGGCGCACGACTGGCCCGATCGCCTCTTCGAGCGTCGCGTGTGGCGGGTGCGGCGCCCGCTGCCGGAGAAGGCCGATCTCGCGGACGCGGTCCGCCTCCTCACCGCGGCGAAGGCACCGCTGATCGTGGCCGGCGGCGGCGCGGTCTATTCCGAGGCGACGGCAGAGCTCTCGGCTTTCGCGACCCGCTTCGGCATCCCGGTGGTGGAGACACAGGCCGGCAAGGGCGCGCTCTCCTGGGACCACCCGATGAACGCGGGACCGGCCGGCACCAACGGCGGGCTGGCCGCGAACCGGCTGGCACGCGATGCCGACCTCGTCCTGTGCGTGGGCACCAGGATGGGCGACTTCGTGACCGCGTCGAAGACGACATTCCAGCATCCCGATGTCAGGTTCATCGGTGTCAACATCGGTCCGATGGATGCCCACAAGCTGCGTGGGTTGCCGCTCGTCGCCGACGCGCGCGAGGCTCTGCGCGCCCTCGACGCCGCACTCGCGGCGGCCGGATACGCGGGGACGTCCGCGCCCTATCGGGAGCAGGCGGCGACCCTGAAGCGCGAATGGGACGCGATCGTGACCGACCTGCGCACCGTGAACGGCGAGCCGGGCAATCTCGGGCAGGCCGAGGTGATCGGCATCGTCAACGATGCGGTCGGCGGCCACGCGACGGTGATCTGCGCGGCCGGCAGCCTGCCCGGCGACCTGCTGCGGCTGTGGCGGGTCGAAGACCCAAAGGCATATCACGTCGAGTACGGCTTTTCCTGCATGGGCTACGAGATCGCCGCCGGGTTGGGCGTGGCTCTCGCGGAGCCGGACCGCGAGGTCGTAGTGATGGTCGGCGACGGTTCGTACCTGATGATGAATTCGGAGATCGTCACGGCGGTCGCGGAGGGTCTGAAGCTCACGATCGTGGTCCTCGACAACCACGGTTTCCAATGCATCCTCGCGCTCCAGCGGGCGGTCGGCGTGCCGGACTTCGGCAACGAGCTCCGTTTCCGCGACCATGCCAGCAACCGGTTGACCGGCCCGTATGTGCCGATCGACTTCCGACAGCACGCCGAGGCGATGGGCGCGCTCGCCCTGCACGCCTGCACGCCGGACGAGCTGCGCGACGCACTCGCCCAGGCCCGGGCGGCTGACCGGATCACCGTGATCGCGGTTCCGACGGAACCCGAAAAGCGGGTCCCAGGCTTTGAATCCTGGTGGGACGTGCCGGTCGCGGCGACAAGCGGGCAGGAGGGTGTCCGCGACGCGAGGAAAGGCTACGAACACGCCCGCCGCCGACAACGGACCGATCTGCATTGAGAGCGAGACCGCCGCGGCATCCAGCCTTGCCCGACAGATCCGAGTAGAAAGGAGAAATCCATGCCCGGACCCGGGGTCGAGCTGATCGGTGCCGAGGAGACGGCCGAGGTGTTGCAGGTGCTTCAGAGTGGCTTCCTGAGCCGCTACGGCCCCTCGGACAATCCCGCCTTCGGCGCGAAGGTCCATCACGTGGAGGAAGCGATCGCCAAGCTGACCAACGTCCGCTACGGGCTGGCCCTCCACGGCGGTGGCTCGGCTGCGATCTGGATCACCCTCCTGAGCCTGGGTATCGGGGCCGGCGATGAGGTGATCGTGCCGGGCTTCACGTACGTCGCCTCCATCTCGGCCATCGTCTACGCCGGCGCGACGCCGGTCCTGGCGGAGGTCGACCAGACCTTCGATCTCGACCCGGTGGACGTTGAAGCCAAGATCACCCCGCGGACGGCGGCCATCCTCGTCGTCCATATGCTCGGCGCGCCGGCGCGCCTCAACGAGTTGAAGGCCATCGCCGATCGCCACGGCATCCCGCTCGTCGAGGACTGCGCCCAGGCATTCGGCGCCACCTACCAGGGCAGGGGTGTCGGCGGGATCGGGACGGCAGGCACGTTCAGCTTCAACGAGTACAAGACGATCACCTGCGGCGACGGCGGGATGATCGTCACCGACGACCAGGCGCTGTACGAACGCGCCTTCGCCATGCACGATCAGGGTCACGCCCCGTTCCGGCTCGAATCCAAGTACGCACCCCGCCCGTTTCTGGGCATGAATTTCCGGATGACCGAGCTGTCCGGCGCCGTACTGCTGGCGCAGGTCCGCAAGCTGGACGTGATCACGTCGCATCTGCGGGCCAACAAGGCGATCGTCAAGGACATGCTGATGGAGGTCCCGGCGATCGACTTTCGGACGCTGACCGACGCGGAGGGGGACCTGGCCACCCATCTTGTGGTCGTGCTCCCGTCCGGCGAGATGGCCCGCAGGGTAGCCGAGGAGGTCGGTGCCCTGACCCTGTCAGAGTCGGGCTGGCACACCTACAGCAAGATGAACCATCTGTTGGAGAAGCGGACCGTGTCCGGCAAGGGCTGCCCGTTCGATTGCGGCGACGCCGGCCATAGTCACGGTGACTACCGGGTCGGGATGCTGCCCCGGACCGACGCCCTGCTCGAGCGCTCGATCAGTATCGGGATCGGCGTCCGCGACGCGAACCTGGCGCCGTTCGGGCTCCGGATGCGCGACGGGGAAACCGAGGCTCGAAAGGTCGGGGCCACATTCCGGGATGCCGTGATCAAGCACCGGGCGTGACCGTCGGGGACCGTCGATGATCGAGGCCGTCGTCATCGGCAGGGTCGGAGTCGACTTCACGCCGGCGACGCCACGGATGTCGCTGGCCGCCACTGACGCGTTCGTCAGGGCCGTCGGCGGATTTGCCGGGAACATCGGCACCGGCCTCGCCCGATTGGGGATCGGCACCGCGGTGATCTCCGGGGTCGGCGACGACGGGCACGGCGACCACGTGCGTGCGTTCCTCGCACGGGAAGGGATCGACGTCGGGCCGATCGTGACGCGCCCGGGTTCCAGGACACAGGTCGCCTTCTTCGAAGTCTGGCCGCCGGAGCACTTCCCGGTGACCTTCTACCGGCCCCCACCCTCGCCCGAGACGCAGTTGACGGTCGCCGACCTCCCGACGGAACTGCTCGAGCAGGCGCCGCTGACCATCGTCTCGGGGACACTCCTGGCGACCGAGCCGGCGCGCTCCACGACGTTCCGGATGCTCGAGGGTCGCCTGGCCTCCCGCCACCGACGCCCTGCCTCATGGACGATCCTCGATCTCGACTGGCGCCCGACCCTGTGGGACGACGCAGACGAGGCCCCCGTCGTCATCGAGCGGGCGGCCCGGATGTGCGACGTCCTCATCGGTAGCGACGGGGAGTTCGTGGCGGCGCGCCTTGGCCCGGACGTCGCCCAGGACCCGGGTCCCACTCTGATCGTGCTCAAGCACGGTCCGCACGGTGTCTCGCTGGTGACGAGTATGAGGCGGCACTCCCTGCCGGGGATCGCCATTGAGGTGCTGTGCGGGATCGGTGCCGGCGACGCGCTCACTGCCGCATTCGCGGCCGGTCTCCTGCGCGGTATCGACCCGGCGGTCGCCGTGCAGCGAGGTAACGCCGCGGGGGCGATCGTCGCGTCGCGACTCATGTGCAGCACGGCGATGCCGACCCCGGACGAGATCGACAGGCTGCTCGCACGACTCGCGGCGGGACCGCAGGAGGCGCTCCCGTGACCACGCCCGACCGACCGACGGGACCGGTGATCCATCCGGCCAAGCTGCCGATGCACATTCCACCCGAGTCCCTCCATATCCGCCCCGACGCCGACGGCGCCGTGGCGACGGACCCGGCCCGCTCAGGCTGGCGGTACCTGTCGTTCCGGGCCTTCGGGCTCGACGCGGACGAGACGGTCGTCCTCGATCGTCCGGACCAGGAGGCCGCGATCGTCACCATCTCCGGCGGCGGCGTCGAGATCGCGTTCGATCGGGGTCCCGGCCTTCACCTCGCGGGCCGGCCATCGGTCTTTGAAGGCATGCCGTGGAGCGCCTACATCCCGGCCGGCACGACCGCGCGCATCATCGGCCGGCCACTCCCCGGGCGGCGGGCGGTCGTCGCAGTGGCACAGGCCCCGCTCACCGGACGGACCGGCGTCGCCACCGGGCCGGTCGTCGTGGGACCGGGAGACCTCGAGATCGAGATCCGCGGCGCCGGCAACGCCACCCGGCAGGTCAACAACATCATGATGCCGGGCTTTCCCGCAGACCGGCTGCTCATCTGCGAGGTGTTCACGCCATCGGGCAACTGGTCGGGCTGGCCGCCCCACAAGCACGACGTGGACGATCCGCCGCGGGAGGCAGTCCTTGAGGAGACGTACTTCTACCAGATGAGCCGGCCCGAGGGTTGGGCGATCCAGCGTGTCTACCACCGCGACGGCTCCCGTGATCGGCTGATGCCGGTCCGACACGGCGACCTGGTGATCGTCGACCAGGGCTATCACCCGTTCGCCTCGACCCAGGGCTATGACGCCTACTACCTGAACGCGCTGGCCGGCGATCGGCGCACGATGGCCAACACGGACGACCCCGACCTCGCCTGGGTCCGCTCCCTGTGGCCCGCGATGGCGCCGGATCCCCGGCTGCCCCTCGTTCGGCCGTGACGCCCGAACCGGCCGGCGCCCCCCGTGCGTCGACCGCGACGGCAGCGCCGGCGCGCGCGAGCGCCTCGGCAGTCGGCCGGCGCCGGCGACTGCTCCGCCTCGGCGGCCCACGTGGCGTCATCGCGGGCATTGCCATCGATCACCGGGACAGCCTCCGGGTCATGCTCGAGCGACGGGGAGTCAATGGGCTGAACAGCGCGGATCTCCGGTCTATGAAGCTCCGCCTCGCGAGGTCGCTCGCGCCCTCGGCGACGGCGATCATGCTCGACGAGGAGCTCGGGCGACTCGCGCTCGAGGCCGGGGCCGTCCCCGCGTGGATCGGACTGATCATGCCGCTGGAGGCGCAGGGCTACGAGAGCGTGGGGGAACACCCGACGACCACCCTCCTGGACGACTTCTCGCCTTCCGACGCGCTCCGCTACGGGGCCGACGCCTGCAAGCTGCTGCTCCCGTACCGCGTGGACGACGCAGGCTCGGCCGCCTGTCAGGCGAGGCTCGTCACAACGACGGCCGCCGCCTGCCACGAGCTGGGGCTCCCGCTCGTCATCGAGCCCGTCGTCTACCGGCGACCGGGCGAGACCGCAGGGGCGTACGCCGCCGCGTACACGCGACTCGTGCTCGGTGCCGTGGGAAAGCTCGAGCCCCTCGGCGCCGACCTGCTCAAGTTGCCGTTCCCGGTGCTGGACCGGGGAGCGACGACAGAATCGGCGGCTCTCGAGGCATGCCGGGCCCTGGCCGAAGTCTGCGCTGAGACGCCGTGGGTGATCCTCGGGGCCGCCGTGGAGACCGATACGTTCGTCGAACAGATCCGGCTCGCCGGGACGGCGGGCGCCTCGGGCTTCCTTGCCGGCCGCGGGATCTGGGGCGCCGCACTCGGACCGGACGCCGACGAGACAGAGCGCGTCGCGACCCGAGTGTGTCGCCCTAACCTTGAGCGCTGCCGCGAGATGGCGGAGCGTGTGGCGAAGCCGCTGCACGCTGGCGGGAACGGCTGAGACAGCCGCCTACCACGCATGTTGCCTATCGTCGCGGGAGTGCTCACCGCCCTGTGCTTCGCCATCTCTACGCTGGCGTCGGCGCGCGCAAGCCGTCTCGCCGGAGCTGCCCCGACCGTGGCCGGGGTCATGATCGTGGGGTCCCTCCTCGTGCTGCCGGTCGCCGTGGCGGTGTCGCCGCTGCCCGCCGTCCCAGCGGTACCAGTCGAGACCCTCATCCTGGCGGCGCTGGCCGGCGCCGCGAACGTAGGCGGTCTGCTGCTTGCCTATGCCGCCTATCGGATCGGTGCCGTCGGGATCATCTCGACGATCGGATCGACGGAGGGCGCGATCGCGGCGGTATTGTCCGTCCTGGCCGGGCAGACGCTCGCGGCGGGATCGGGGCCTGCCCTGGTCGTGGTCGTGGTCGGCGTGGTACTGGCAGCGACAAGCGGCGGTCATGAGCTCGAAGACGGCGTCGCGATCAGCCGTGCGCAGTCCCTGCGGGCGGCGGAGTTGGCGGCCTGTGCGGCAAGCCTGTTCGGGCTGGGACTATTCGTGACCGGGCAGGTCAGTGCGACGCTCCCGGCGGCATGGATCATCCTCGCAGGCCGGCTCGTCGGCGTCGCCGCGGTGGGTATTCCACTCTTCCTCACGGGGCGCCTCCGGTTCCCCCAAGCGGCCCTCCCCTTCGTCCTGGTGACCGGGTTCATCGAGGTCGTGGGCTTCGCCTCGTTTTCCGCCGGGGCTCGCGAGAACGTCGCTCTCACCTCGGTGCTCGCCTCGACGTTCGCGCCGGTCGCCGCGGTGGCCGCCTTCGTCCTCTTCAGGGAGCGCCTCGCCCCACGCCAGATAGTGGGGATCGCTTTCGTTGTCGTCGGCATCGCCGTCCTGGGGGTGCTCGCCGCGTCATGAGGAGCCATCCGATGCGCCTGGTCTACAACTCCAACTCGACGATGCACCTGCCGGTGCTGATGCAGATCCGCGTCGCGAGGGAAACCGGCTGGGACGGGATCTTCGTGCGGCAGGAACCTGTCCGGAGGTACCTGGCGCAGGGATACGACCCTGAGAGTCTGCGCGACGCGTTGCAGGGTCTCGAGCCCGTGAACCTCGGCGCGCTCCCCGACGTCGAACGCTGGCGAGCGCATGAGCGGGCGGCGATGCTGCGTGAGGCCGAGGCGCTCACCGAGCTTGCCGTCGACATCGGCGCGTCCCATGTGCAGCTCCTGACCGGCCCCGTCACGCCGGGCGGCTCGTACAGTGGACCGGCCGAGCTGTCCCCGGCCGAGTTGCGACGGGTCACGGCGGACGGGATGCGGGCCGTCGCCGATCTCGGCGCCCCGCACGGGATCCGGTACTACCTGGAGCCGGTGGCGTGGACGCCGCTCGCTCCGCTTGCCCGGGCGGTCGAGGCCGTCGACGCGACCGAGCGTGACAGCGTGGGCCTGGTCCTCGACTTCTGGCACTTGTGGCAATGCGGAACCACGCCGGACGAGGTCGCCGGCCTCGAGCCGCGGATCATCTTCGGGGTCGACTTTGCGGATTCGCTCGGACCGGCCGGCAGGCCAGGGCCCGACCAGCGGTCTCGTTGCGTCTGGCCGGGTGAGGGCGTCATCCCGCTCCGGGCCTGGGTCGACGCCGTGCGCTCCACCGGCTTCGACGGCTGGTGGGACAACGAGCTCTACAGTCCGCTCCACTGGGAATCGGCCGATCCGTTCGCCGTCGGCGCAGGCCTGCTCGAGGTTCTCAGGAAGTTGCTGCGGGATTGACCTGCATTCGGTTATGTTGACGTTGCCAAGACCCGATGCTATGGTTTGCGCAATCGGTTGCAACGATGGAGGGTGCGGTCCAGATGCATGCTTCCCGCCGCGATCTTCCCGCTGCCGCTGTCGCGGTCTAGGCCGAGCCCAGCCGCATGGCAGTGGATGGGAACGGTCCGCGCCGTCGCATCCTCCTGAAGGATGTCGCCCAACGGGCGAACGTCTCCGGCTCGTCCGCGTCTCGCGCCCTCGCGGACGACCCGCGCATCAGCCTCGCCACCCGCCAGGCGGTCAAGACCGCGGCAGCCGACCTGCAGTACGTACCGAATGCGGCAGCCCGCAGCCTCCGCGTCCGCCGGACGCGCACCTTGGGCCTCCTCCTGCCCGATCTGCGCGATCCCGTCCACGGGCAGGTCGCGTCCGCGTTCGAACAGGAAGCACGCCAGCAGGGGTATTGCGTGATGGTCGTGGCCGGCGAGCGGGATCTCGTGCGCGAGCGGCTGGCGCTGCGCATCTTCGCGGAGCACGGGACGGATGGCGTCGCGATCGTGTCGAGCGTGCTCTCGCCCAGGGAATTGCGGGAGCGGGTCGATCCGGACCGGCTCGTCCTCGTCTGGCCGGACCATCGCAGCCTGCCTCGCCGTGACGGTCCGCGCGTTCCCGGGGTGATCCAGACCGATGATGCGAGCGGCGTGCGAGCCGCGGTCGACCACCTGGTAGAGAGTGGTTGCCGACAAGTCGCGTACGTCGCGAGTGGTGTCCGCGACTCGAACACGACCCGCGCCGAGACTGTTGCGGCGACGCTGCGCAGTCGAGGCATCCGCACTCCGATGCACACGTTCGTGGGCTCCGTTGACGCGTGGCGCGCCCCTGGCGACCTCGCCGCCGAGATCGCGGCCAACCTGCCCGAGGCGATCGTCTGTTACGACGACCAACTGGCGCTCGGGCTCATGGATGCGCTCCGGAATCTCGGTCTCCGGGTCCCGGACGACGTCGGGATCGTCGGGTTCGACGGGATCCCGTACGCCGGGATCTCCAATCCCCGATTGACGACCGTGGCGGTGCCGTCCGCGGAGATGGGCCGCATCGCGGCTTCGTCTCTCATCCGGGCGGTCCACGAGGGCGTCCTGCCGGACGGCGTGATGCTGCCGGTGGAGATCGTCGTCCGCGAGAGCACGCGGAGCCTGCCGGTGCGCGGCGGTCGATCGTGACCTCCGTGCCCGATCCTCGATGGATCGCGCCGCGCGACGTCCGGCCGATCCATTGCCGTTGACTCCGGACGGTGGAGTCGGTCCACAGGCCGACCTGGACGAGCTCGCCCGACGCGGCCGACTGCTGGTGGTCGACACGGTCGCGCACAGTGGCGCCGGTCATATCGGCGGGCCGTTGTCGGCCATGGACCTGCTCGTCGCGCTATACTTTGGGGTCCTCCGGATCCGTCCGGACGAGCCGGACTGGCCAGATCGCGACCGATTCATCCTGTCGAAGGGCCACTCCGCGATCGGGCTCTACGTGGTGATGGCGCTCCGCGGCTACTTCCCGGTGGCGGAGCTCGCGTCCTTCGATACCGGCGACAGCCGGCTGCAGGGTCATCCGGATATGACCCGACTGCCCGGTTTGGAGGCGTCAACGGGTTCGCTCGGCCAGGGCCTCGCGGTCGGACTCGGGATCGCCCTTGGGGCGCGGATGCGCGGTCTCGGCGTACACACCTTCGTCATGCTCGGTGACGGCGAGACCCAGGAGGGGATGGTCTGGGAGAGCGTGATGGTCGCCGCGAAGTACGGGCTCGGCAACCTCACGGCGATCGTCGACTGCAACGGCCTGCAGCAGTACGGCTGGCCGCCGGCGCCGGGCGACGAGGGCCGCGGCGATCGACGCGACCCGCTTGCCGGGGCCCGCCTCCGCGATGCGCTGGAAGCCTTCGGCTGGCGCGTGCTCGAGGTCGACGGCCACGACGTCGAGGCGATCGTCGCGGCCTGCGCGGATGCCCGCGGGGCGGCTGCGGGATCGCAGCCCACGGCCATCCTGGCGAGGACCGTGAAGGGGCGCGGCCTGTCGTTCACCGAGGGCCGCTTCGAGTGGCATGCTCGCGTCGCCACAGCCCACGAAGTGGCCGCAGCGAGACTCGAGCTCGGGTTCGAGCACCCCGGTGAGGCAGGGCCGTGACGCGGCCGATGCGCGATGCCTGGGCCGAGACCCTGTGCGACCTCGCTGTCGAGAACCATGACCTCCTCGTCCTCGACGGCGACCTCGCGACATCCACCCGTGCCGACCGCTTCGCCGTCGCGCACCCTGACCGCTTCCTCCAGATGGGCATCGCCGAGCAGAACATGGTCGGCGTCGCCGTCGGACTGGCGACCCTTGGCTACGTGCCGTGGCTCTCGTCGTTCGCCGTGTTCTTCACCCATCGCGCCGTCGACCAGGTCCGGATGCTCGTCGCCCAGACTCACGCGAACGTGAAGATCGGCGCCGCTTATGCGGGTCTGCTGACCGGCTTCACCGGCAAGACCCACCAGGACGTCCAGGACCTCGCGATCATGCGGGCGATGCCGGGTATGACCGTCCTCGCCCCGGGCGACGCGACCGAGTGCGTGGCGGCCGTGCGCTGGGCGACCGGGACGCCTGGGCCGGTCTACCTGCGTCTGGCGCGTGACGCCGGACCGGATCTCTTCGACGACACGTATCTGTTTGAACCCAGGCGCGTGGTCCCCCTGCGCGACGGATCGGACGTGCTGATCGTCTCGACCGGGATGCAGTCGGCCCGCTGCCTCGCCGCGGCGACCCTCCTCGAGACCATGGGGATCTCGGCCGGCGTCCTGCACGTGCCGTCATTGAAACCCGTCGACGCAGCGGCCGTCGCGGAGGCAGCGCAACGCGTCCGCCTCGTGGTGAGTGCGGAGGAGCACACGATCATCGGCGGCCTGGGCGGCCTTGTGGCCGAGATCCTCAGCGAGCGTGAGCCCCGCCGGCTCGTGCGGATCGGCATCCA
The sequence above is drawn from the Chloroflexota bacterium genome and encodes:
- a CDS encoding EamA family transporter gives rise to the protein MAGVMIVGSLLVLPVAVAVSPLPAVPAVPVETLILAALAGAANVGGLLLAYAAYRIGAVGIISTIGSTEGAIAAVLSVLAGQTLAAGSGPALVVVVVGVVLAATSGGHELEDGVAISRAQSLRAAELAACAASLFGLGLFVTGQVSATLPAAWIILAGRLVGVAAVGIPLFLTGRLRFPQAALPFVLVTGFIEVVGFASFSAGARENVALTSVLASTFAPVAAVAAFVLFRERLAPRQIVGIAFVVVGIAVLGVLAAS
- a CDS encoding 5-dehydro-2-deoxygluconokinase, with the translated sequence MIEAVVIGRVGVDFTPATPRMSLAATDAFVRAVGGFAGNIGTGLARLGIGTAVISGVGDDGHGDHVRAFLAREGIDVGPIVTRPGSRTQVAFFEVWPPEHFPVTFYRPPPSPETQLTVADLPTELLEQAPLTIVSGTLLATEPARSTTFRMLEGRLASRHRRPASWTILDLDWRPTLWDDADEAPVVIERAARMCDVLIGSDGEFVAARLGPDVAQDPGPTLIVLKHGPHGVSLVTSMRRHSLPGIAIEVLCGIGAGDALTAAFAAGLLRGIDPAVAVQRGNAAGAIVASRLMCSTAMPTPDEIDRLLARLAAGPQEALP
- a CDS encoding transketolase is translated as MDRAARRPADPLPLTPDGGVGPQADLDELARRGRLLVVDTVAHSGAGHIGGPLSAMDLLVALYFGVLRIRPDEPDWPDRDRFILSKGHSAIGLYVVMALRGYFPVAELASFDTGDSRLQGHPDMTRLPGLEASTGSLGQGLAVGLGIALGARMRGLGVHTFVMLGDGETQEGMVWESVMVAAKYGLGNLTAIVDCNGLQQYGWPPAPGDEGRGDRRDPLAGARLRDALEAFGWRVLEVDGHDVEAIVAACADARGAAAGSQPTAILARTVKGRGLSFTEGRFEWHARVATAHEVAAARLELGFEHPGEAGP
- a CDS encoding DegT/DnrJ/EryC1/StrS family aminotransferase, translated to MPGPGVELIGAEETAEVLQVLQSGFLSRYGPSDNPAFGAKVHHVEEAIAKLTNVRYGLALHGGGSAAIWITLLSLGIGAGDEVIVPGFTYVASISAIVYAGATPVLAEVDQTFDLDPVDVEAKITPRTAAILVVHMLGAPARLNELKAIADRHGIPLVEDCAQAFGATYQGRGVGGIGTAGTFSFNEYKTITCGDGGMIVTDDQALYERAFAMHDQGHAPFRLESKYAPRPFLGMNFRMTELSGAVLLAQVRKLDVITSHLRANKAIVKDMLMEVPAIDFRTLTDAEGDLATHLVVVLPSGEMARRVAEEVGALTLSESGWHTYSKMNHLLEKRTVSGKGCPFDCGDAGHSHGDYRVGMLPRTDALLERSISIGIGVRDANLAPFGLRMRDGETEARKVGATFRDAVIKHRA
- the iolB gene encoding 5-deoxy-glucuronate isomerase, which codes for MTTPDRPTGPVIHPAKLPMHIPPESLHIRPDADGAVATDPARSGWRYLSFRAFGLDADETVVLDRPDQEAAIVTISGGGVEIAFDRGPGLHLAGRPSVFEGMPWSAYIPAGTTARIIGRPLPGRRAVVAVAQAPLTGRTGVATGPVVVGPGDLEIEIRGAGNATRQVNNIMMPGFPADRLLICEVFTPSGNWSGWPPHKHDVDDPPREAVLEETYFYQMSRPEGWAIQRVYHRDGSRDRLMPVRHGDLVIVDQGYHPFASTQGYDAYYLNALAGDRRTMANTDDPDLAWVRSLWPAMAPDPRLPLVRP
- a CDS encoding sugar phosphate isomerase/epimerase; translation: MRLVYNSNSTMHLPVLMQIRVARETGWDGIFVRQEPVRRYLAQGYDPESLRDALQGLEPVNLGALPDVERWRAHERAAMLREAEALTELAVDIGASHVQLLTGPVTPGGSYSGPAELSPAELRRVTADGMRAVADLGAPHGIRYYLEPVAWTPLAPLARAVEAVDATERDSVGLVLDFWHLWQCGTTPDEVAGLEPRIIFGVDFADSLGPAGRPGPDQRSRCVWPGEGVIPLRAWVDAVRSTGFDGWWDNELYSPLHWESADPFAVGAGLLEVLRKLLRD
- a CDS encoding transketolase family protein, which translates into the protein MRDAWAETLCDLAVENHDLLVLDGDLATSTRADRFAVAHPDRFLQMGIAEQNMVGVAVGLATLGYVPWLSSFAVFFTHRAVDQVRMLVAQTHANVKIGAAYAGLLTGFTGKTHQDVQDLAIMRAMPGMTVLAPGDATECVAAVRWATGTPGPVYLRLARDAGPDLFDDTYLFEPRRVVPLRDGSDVLIVSTGMQSARCLAAATLLETMGISAGVLHVPSLKPVDAAAVAEAAQRVRLVVSAEEHTIIGGLGGLVAEILSEREPRRLVRIGIQDTWGESAPNAFLLDRHGLSPERVAERVVMEFSRTAEPSRAAGR
- a CDS encoding LacI family DNA-binding transcriptional regulator, whose amino-acid sequence is MAVDGNGPRRRILLKDVAQRANVSGSSASRALADDPRISLATRQAVKTAAADLQYVPNAAARSLRVRRTRTLGLLLPDLRDPVHGQVASAFEQEARQQGYCVMVVAGERDLVRERLALRIFAEHGTDGVAIVSSVLSPRELRERVDPDRLVLVWPDHRSLPRRDGPRVPGVIQTDDASGVRAAVDHLVESGCRQVAYVASGVRDSNTTRAETVAATLRSRGIRTPMHTFVGSVDAWRAPGDLAAEIAANLPEAIVCYDDQLALGLMDALRNLGLRVPDDVGIVGFDGIPYAGISNPRLTTVAVPSAEMGRIAASSLIRAVHEGVLPDGVMLPVEIVVRESTRSLPVRGGRS
- the iolD gene encoding 3D-(3,5/4)-trihydroxycyclohexane-1,2-dione acylhydrolase (decyclizing), with translation MGVVRLTVGQAIVRYMALQYVERDGHQQRFIAGVWGIFGHGNVAGLGQALEELGDAEEMPYLRPQNEQAQVHMAAAFARHRNRLQTYACISSVGPGALNMVTGAAGATVNRIPVLLLPSDYFANRIPDPVLQQVEHPIERDSSANDAFRPVSRFFDRISRPEQLIASLPEAFRVLTDPAETGAVTISLPEDVQSEAHDWPDRLFERRVWRVRRPLPEKADLADAVRLLTAAKAPLIVAGGGAVYSEATAELSAFATRFGIPVVETQAGKGALSWDHPMNAGPAGTNGGLAANRLARDADLVLCVGTRMGDFVTASKTTFQHPDVRFIGVNIGPMDAHKLRGLPLVADAREALRALDAALAAAGYAGTSAPYREQAATLKREWDAIVTDLRTVNGEPGNLGQAEVIGIVNDAVGGHATVICAAGSLPGDLLRLWRVEDPKAYHVEYGFSCMGYEIAAGLGVALAEPDREVVVMVGDGSYLMMNSEIVTAVAEGLKLTIVVLDNHGFQCILALQRAVGVPDFGNELRFRDHASNRLTGPYVPIDFRQHAEAMGALALHACTPDELRDALAQARAADRITVIAVPTEPEKRVPGFESWWDVPVAATSGQEGVRDARKGYEHARRRQRTDLH